The following proteins are co-located in the Paenibacillus sp. FSL H8-0079 genome:
- a CDS encoding ArsR family transcriptional regulator produces MIRANTDAEFLPLYEALASEVRLQIIRLVAETPMNVKDLAASLGLSSAIVTMHVRKLQDVGIIQSKMIRKDGGTHKMNSLAVDWIGISMPQETGTSRKLHEVSVPVGHYTHFDVYPTCGLATSTQVIGQYDDPRYFLDPERMHAHILWFGRGFVEYKIPNYILSGQQINAIELSLEIGSEAPSVNPNWPSDITFMLNGIRLGEWTSPGDSGNGRGMFTPEWWSDSVNQYGMLKVLRITNEGTFIDGQHLSEITLADIPVERNQWTLRLSVEEDAQHVGGLTLYGEGFGNYNQDILFRLYYQD; encoded by the coding sequence GTGATCAGAGCAAATACCGATGCTGAATTTCTACCCCTATATGAAGCACTCGCCAGTGAAGTTCGTCTACAGATCATCCGCCTTGTTGCAGAGACACCGATGAATGTGAAAGACCTCGCTGCTTCACTGGGTCTGAGTAGTGCCATCGTGACCATGCATGTCCGCAAACTTCAAGATGTGGGTATTATCCAGTCCAAAATGATACGCAAAGACGGCGGCACACATAAAATGAATAGCCTTGCTGTAGACTGGATTGGCATCTCCATGCCTCAGGAAACCGGAACATCCCGCAAGCTTCATGAGGTTTCTGTACCTGTTGGGCACTACACTCATTTTGACGTCTATCCTACATGTGGTCTAGCTACATCCACTCAGGTCATTGGACAGTACGATGACCCTCGTTATTTTCTCGACCCCGAGCGCATGCACGCCCATATTCTATGGTTTGGTCGTGGATTCGTGGAGTACAAAATTCCAAACTATATCTTATCCGGACAACAGATCAATGCCATTGAATTGTCTCTGGAGATCGGATCAGAAGCCCCTTCGGTGAATCCCAATTGGCCCTCAGATATTACATTTATGCTTAATGGCATCCGATTGGGGGAATGGACAAGCCCTGGAGATTCAGGCAACGGACGCGGCATGTTCACCCCGGAATGGTGGAGTGACAGTGTCAATCAATATGGCATGCTTAAGGTGCTGCGAATTACGAATGAAGGTACGTTTATTGATGGACAGCACTTGTCCGAAATCACACTCGCGGATATTCCGGTAGAACGAAACCAATGGACCTTGCGTCTCTCAGTGGAGGAAGATGCCCAGCATGTGGGCGGTCTGACCTTGTATGGTGAGGGATTCGGCAACTACAACCAGGATATCCTGTTCCGACTGTACTATCAGGATTGA
- a CDS encoding alpha-N-arabinofuranosidase, translating into MEKAKMTVDKDFTIGVIDKRLYGSFIEHLGRAVYGGIYEPGHPSANEQGFRTDVLEMVKELQVPIVRYPGGNFVSGYNWEDSVGPVSERKRRLELAWRTIETNEFGFNEFVDWAKQANSEVMMAVNLGTRGTDAARNIVEYSNHPEGSYYSDLRIKHGYKQPHAIKTWCLGNEMDGPWQIGHKTAEEYGRLAVEAAKVMKWTDPTIELVACGSSNLNMPSFPEWEATVLDHTYDHVEYLSLHQYYGNQEQDTPTFLARSLEMDRFIDTVKATCDYIKAKKRSKKTMYLSFDEWNVWYHSNENDSKMDPWQIAPPQLEDIYNHEDALLVGCMLISMLKHADRVKMACLAQLVNVIAPIMTDTGGGSWRQTIFYPFMHTSLFGRGTALVPLIQSPKYDTKQITDVPYLEAIAVHNEEQGEVTVFAVNRHLEESLPLEVDLRSFGKCTVIEHIVLESDDLKATNTAAQPNRVAPHNRGGAVISDTLITASLAKASWNVIRLKVQ; encoded by the coding sequence ATGGAAAAAGCAAAAATGACGGTAGACAAGGATTTTACAATTGGCGTAATTGACAAGCGTTTATACGGTTCATTCATTGAGCATCTCGGACGTGCCGTGTACGGTGGAATATATGAGCCTGGACACCCATCTGCGAACGAACAGGGTTTTCGCACGGATGTGCTGGAGATGGTGAAGGAGCTGCAAGTACCGATTGTACGTTACCCTGGGGGAAACTTTGTATCCGGTTACAATTGGGAAGATTCGGTTGGACCAGTGTCAGAACGCAAACGCAGACTTGAACTGGCCTGGAGAACGATTGAGACCAATGAATTTGGCTTCAACGAATTCGTGGACTGGGCGAAACAGGCCAATTCTGAAGTGATGATGGCGGTCAATCTGGGAACACGGGGTACGGATGCAGCTCGCAACATTGTGGAGTACAGCAACCATCCGGAAGGTTCGTATTATAGTGATCTTCGCATCAAGCATGGATACAAGCAGCCGCATGCGATCAAAACATGGTGTCTGGGCAATGAGATGGATGGTCCTTGGCAGATCGGTCACAAAACGGCAGAAGAGTATGGACGGTTAGCTGTTGAAGCGGCAAAAGTCATGAAGTGGACGGACCCGACGATTGAGCTGGTAGCCTGCGGAAGTTCGAACCTGAATATGCCTTCGTTCCCGGAATGGGAAGCAACGGTACTGGATCATACGTATGACCACGTTGAGTATCTGTCCTTGCATCAATACTACGGCAATCAAGAGCAAGATACGCCAACCTTCCTGGCACGCTCGCTTGAAATGGATCGTTTTATCGATACCGTGAAGGCGACTTGTGATTATATCAAAGCGAAGAAGCGTAGCAAGAAGACGATGTATCTTTCCTTTGACGAGTGGAATGTATGGTATCACTCCAATGAAAATGATTCGAAGATGGACCCGTGGCAGATTGCTCCACCACAGCTGGAGGATATCTACAACCACGAGGATGCACTGCTTGTCGGCTGTATGCTTATCAGTATGCTGAAACATGCGGATCGGGTCAAAATGGCCTGTCTGGCACAACTGGTTAACGTGATTGCACCGATCATGACAGATACGGGCGGTGGTTCATGGAGACAGACGATCTTCTATCCATTCATGCATACGTCCCTCTTCGGACGTGGAACAGCATTGGTGCCATTGATCCAGTCTCCAAAATACGATACAAAACAAATCACAGATGTTCCTTATCTGGAAGCTATTGCGGTTCATAACGAAGAGCAGGGTGAAGTGACTGTATTCGCAGTCAACCGTCATCTGGAAGAATCCCTTCCGCTGGAAGTGGATCTGCGCAGCTTCGGGAAGTGTACCGTGATCGAGCATATCGTGCTGGAAAGTGATGATCTCAAAGCAACGAATACAGCTGCACAACCGAACCGTGTCGCTCCTCATAACCGTGGAGGTGCAGTTATATCTGATACCCTGATCACGGCGAGCTTGGCAAAAGCATCATGGAACGTGATTCGTTTGAAAGTTCAGTAA
- a CDS encoding SH3 domain-containing C40 family peptidase yields MNWKKTIITASVTATMLMGSLTTGALTAQVSAAAVNNSQVKVIWGVNLRTSPTSSAKIVRMVAKGETVTVLQQSGSDWYKIKDSANRTGYISSSSKYTQAVSGSTSGSGSNSGTSETGNASVEKVIAAGMKYWGTPYEFGASRNSTATFDCSSFVRQAFIDALGIKLPADSRKQGAYVKEKGAVQTNWKNLKRGDLMYFMSYKGSSASSYSSVNKSSATITHTGIYLGDGKVLHTYSNAGGGVTTSDISGKHWEYRFLFGGSAL; encoded by the coding sequence ATGAACTGGAAGAAAACCATTATTACGGCAAGTGTCACAGCAACGATGCTGATGGGAAGTCTGACGACAGGAGCACTAACGGCACAGGTATCGGCAGCTGCTGTTAACAATTCACAAGTAAAAGTAATCTGGGGCGTAAACCTGCGCACATCACCTACTTCTTCTGCGAAGATTGTTCGCATGGTCGCTAAAGGGGAAACGGTAACGGTGCTTCAGCAATCCGGTTCGGATTGGTATAAGATTAAGGATTCTGCTAACCGGACAGGCTACATATCTTCTTCATCCAAATACACACAAGCTGTTAGTGGTAGCACAAGCGGATCGGGTTCAAATAGTGGTACATCGGAAACCGGCAATGCGTCTGTGGAAAAAGTGATTGCGGCGGGAATGAAATATTGGGGTACACCGTATGAATTCGGAGCGAGTCGTAACAGTACAGCTACTTTTGACTGTTCCAGCTTTGTACGTCAGGCCTTCATCGATGCACTTGGCATCAAGCTTCCAGCGGATTCTCGCAAACAAGGAGCCTATGTGAAGGAAAAGGGTGCGGTTCAGACCAACTGGAAAAACCTGAAACGCGGCGATCTGATGTATTTCATGTCGTATAAAGGTAGCTCTGCGTCATCGTATTCCAGCGTTAATAAATCTAGCGCAACCATTACCCACACAGGGATTTACCTGGGCGACGGCAAGGTATTACACACATATTCCAACGCCGGCGGTGGTGTAACAACTAGTGATATCTCCGGCAAACACTGGGAGTATCGCTTCCTGTTTGGTGGCAGTGCGCTGTAG
- a CDS encoding glycosyl hydrolase family 28-related protein, whose translation MFNVFGKKIRISLLLTIVITFVLQDFTGGIHVAEAAGNVIKATDLGVKVNSKSSQTKEIQNALKYFYDRGVEGTVHFPKGTYLVDESIRLYAGVSLSGDGIGQTIFKKTGSAGQYVIGNPILRNNDARLNIKLSDITIDADRTNREARGESQVGGIIMDMAVSHLTLDRIEIRDTTIGALLRRTKDSEIINSRFDRNNGHAIATGHESYPAGEFTNVKIMNNQITNSGGGSGINLSRATFTTVSGNQIINKTHQTDGYAGIRIPNEGANNTINNNVIENYPRGIFVLTGATGNQIYENTIINASLQAILVESNNNTFTSNTIFQRNAALKPDAIIRLANANNNKLIGNEMTTNAGFSGIGIRTTASSNNEIRNNVTDTAGKSISIEGGSKNVNTGNRNR comes from the coding sequence ATGTTTAATGTTTTTGGGAAAAAGATTCGAATCAGCTTGTTGCTTACCATTGTTATTACGTTTGTTCTTCAGGATTTCACAGGAGGTATCCACGTCGCGGAAGCAGCGGGTAACGTCATTAAAGCCACGGACTTAGGCGTGAAGGTCAACTCCAAATCTTCACAAACGAAGGAAATTCAAAATGCATTGAAGTATTTCTATGACCGGGGCGTAGAGGGAACGGTTCATTTTCCAAAAGGGACATATCTGGTAGACGAATCCATTCGTCTATATGCAGGAGTAAGTCTGTCCGGTGACGGAATAGGGCAAACGATATTTAAGAAAACCGGATCAGCGGGCCAATATGTCATTGGTAACCCCATTCTGCGCAACAATGATGCACGTCTTAACATCAAGTTATCCGATATCACCATCGACGCAGATCGTACGAATCGCGAGGCCCGTGGGGAGAGTCAGGTAGGCGGAATCATTATGGATATGGCTGTCTCTCACCTCACACTGGATCGTATCGAGATTCGGGATACAACGATTGGTGCACTACTTCGCAGAACGAAGGATTCGGAGATTATCAATAGCCGTTTTGACCGGAACAATGGACATGCCATTGCGACAGGACACGAGAGTTATCCAGCAGGTGAGTTCACGAATGTAAAAATTATGAATAACCAAATTACCAATTCAGGTGGGGGCAGTGGTATCAATCTATCACGTGCAACCTTCACAACGGTATCCGGGAATCAGATTATTAATAAAACTCATCAAACGGATGGGTACGCAGGTATTCGCATTCCCAATGAAGGTGCCAACAACACGATTAATAACAATGTGATTGAGAATTATCCGCGTGGAATCTTTGTGCTGACGGGTGCGACAGGCAACCAGATATACGAAAACACGATTATTAATGCATCCTTGCAGGCTATTCTGGTCGAATCGAACAACAATACATTCACGAGCAATACCATTTTCCAAAGAAACGCTGCGCTGAAACCCGATGCAATCATTCGACTGGCTAATGCCAACAACAACAAGCTCATTGGTAACGAGATGACGACGAACGCTGGGTTTTCCGGGATTGGCATACGTACCACTGCATCTAGCAACAATGAGATCCGAAATAATGTAACCGACACCGCTGGCAAATCGATCAGTATCGAGGGTGGAAGCAAAAATGTGAACACGGGGAACCGTAATCGGTAA
- a CDS encoding ABC transporter ATP-binding protein, which translates to MSNDNAELHPDAEADQSKRTSFKAMMAYAKPHKWAFAGIFFCSLLGISADLLQPYLVKIAIDDHLAIGKTSVGFLVQLAAIFLGLAVISFIFTYIQNNLLQHVGQNIVSRIRKDLFKHISKMSMSFFDRFHIGSLVTNVSSDTETISSFFTQVLLSLIRDGMMLVLIIVFMFQLDPVLASYSLIVLPVIAVVAVLFRSRLRKAYQNARTRLSRLIAFTAENLSGMFLIQAFHQEEEQKKRFSEQNAHHLKANIAQARSNVIFNRTFDILGNAALVMMVWLGGRAVLGESLQVGVLYAFISYIRQFFQPINQITMQWNTFQSTTVSMDRIWNILNTRPEVADPEPQQASSLEPQSVMGQIDFNDVSFGYRADRPLIQQMNLHLYPGEMVGIVGTTGAGKSTLISLLNRFYDVDKGSIEIDGTDIRHLPQAKLHRIVGLIQQEPFLFSGSIIDNVRMFREDITREQAIEACRFVGAHAMISRLPQGYDTHLSERGSGLSAGERQLISFARIVVFQPRVLILDEATANLDSHTEQLVQQALESVSQGRTTIVIAHRLSTVMHADRILVMEDGEIVEEGPHQELIAAKGVYADLYTHARDAGKNSAISG; encoded by the coding sequence ATGTCTAACGATAACGCTGAACTTCACCCAGATGCAGAGGCTGATCAGAGTAAACGAACTTCGTTTAAGGCGATGATGGCATACGCCAAACCGCATAAATGGGCTTTTGCCGGTATCTTCTTCTGCTCACTGCTTGGCATATCGGCAGATCTGCTGCAACCTTATCTGGTGAAGATCGCTATCGATGATCATCTGGCTATAGGGAAGACCAGCGTAGGCTTTCTCGTTCAGCTCGCAGCCATCTTTCTTGGGCTGGCTGTCATCAGTTTTATTTTCACCTATATCCAAAACAATCTGTTGCAGCACGTGGGCCAGAACATTGTATCCCGGATCAGAAAGGACCTGTTCAAACATATCTCCAAAATGTCCATGTCCTTCTTTGACCGTTTTCATATCGGCAGTCTGGTCACGAACGTATCCAGTGATACGGAAACCATCAGCAGCTTCTTCACCCAAGTACTGCTCAGTCTGATTCGAGATGGCATGATGCTGGTGCTGATTATCGTCTTTATGTTCCAACTTGATCCGGTGCTGGCGAGTTACTCCCTGATCGTTCTGCCTGTCATTGCGGTGGTTGCGGTATTATTCCGTAGTCGACTGCGAAAAGCTTATCAAAATGCCCGTACGCGTCTCTCCCGTCTGATCGCATTTACGGCGGAGAACTTGTCCGGCATGTTCCTGATTCAAGCTTTTCACCAGGAAGAAGAACAGAAGAAACGCTTCTCGGAACAAAATGCGCACCATCTGAAAGCCAACATTGCTCAAGCCCGCTCCAATGTCATATTCAACCGGACGTTTGATATCCTTGGCAATGCGGCACTGGTCATGATGGTCTGGCTTGGGGGTCGCGCCGTACTGGGCGAGTCCCTGCAAGTCGGTGTACTGTATGCGTTTATCAGCTATATCCGTCAGTTCTTTCAACCGATTAACCAGATTACGATGCAATGGAATACATTCCAGTCCACGACCGTATCGATGGATCGCATCTGGAACATTCTGAATACGCGGCCTGAAGTTGCCGATCCCGAACCTCAACAGGCTTCGTCACTGGAACCTCAGAGTGTAATGGGCCAGATTGATTTTAATGATGTATCGTTCGGTTATCGGGCAGACCGGCCCTTGATTCAGCAGATGAACTTGCACCTCTATCCGGGCGAAATGGTAGGTATCGTGGGAACAACAGGTGCTGGTAAAAGTACACTGATCTCCCTGCTCAATCGCTTCTATGATGTAGACAAGGGCAGTATCGAGATTGATGGTACCGATATCCGGCATCTGCCGCAGGCCAAGCTTCATCGGATCGTGGGTCTGATTCAACAGGAACCCTTCCTATTCTCCGGTTCCATTATTGATAATGTGAGAATGTTTCGTGAGGATATTACGCGAGAGCAGGCGATTGAGGCCTGTCGGTTTGTCGGAGCACATGCGATGATTTCACGTTTACCGCAAGGATATGATACGCATCTATCCGAACGCGGAAGCGGTCTGTCTGCCGGGGAGCGGCAGTTGATCTCATTTGCCCGGATCGTGGTGTTCCAGCCTCGCGTGCTCATTCTGGATGAAGCAACCGCCAATCTGGACTCACACACTGAACAGCTCGTGCAGCAGGCGCTGGAATCGGTATCCCAGGGTCGCACCACCATTGTCATTGCCCATCGCCTGTCTACGGTGATGCATGCCGATCGAATTCTGGTGATGGAGGATGGTGAGATTGTGGAGGAAGGCCCACACCAGGAACTGATCGCAGCCAAAGGTGTGTATGCTGACTTGTACACCCATGCGCGTGATGCAGGTAAAAATTCAGCTATATCAGGGTAA
- a CDS encoding Lrp/AsnC family transcriptional regulator, with product MNETIDDTDIRILQILIEDAKRSHKEIGEEVHLTGQAVGARVRKLQDLGVIEGYTVKWNPERLGRGLQAFVTVFLNSGDRHAAFRAFIAEREDIVEVHRVSGEGCYLMRVQTGTTEQLGLLLEALLPYGNYKVSLSIGVEKSQ from the coding sequence ATGAATGAAACGATAGATGACACAGATATACGCATTCTGCAGATCCTGATCGAGGATGCCAAACGTTCTCATAAAGAGATTGGTGAAGAGGTGCATCTCACAGGACAGGCCGTCGGTGCAAGAGTGCGCAAGCTGCAAGATCTGGGTGTGATCGAAGGGTATACGGTAAAATGGAACCCGGAACGCCTAGGCCGCGGCCTTCAGGCTTTTGTTACGGTTTTTCTGAACTCCGGCGACAGACATGCCGCCTTTCGTGCATTCATTGCTGAACGTGAGGACATCGTTGAAGTCCACCGCGTCAGCGGAGAAGGCTGTTATCTGATGCGGGTACAGACTGGCACTACAGAGCAGCTTGGACTACTTCTTGAAGCATTGCTGCCTTACGGCAATTACAAAGTCAGCCTGTCCATAGGTGTAGAGAAATCGCAATGA
- a CDS encoding glycoside hydrolase family 48 protein — MLKSAAKKSLTAMLAGTVMLTGYTGLWAGPQTAHAADQAIEIQSDSINETRFLQLYDQLKDPANGYFSPEGIPYHSIETLLSEAPDHGHMTTSEAYSYWLWLETMYGHYTGDWSKLEAAWDSMEKYIIPVNEGDGNEEQPTMSYYNPNSPATYAAEKSFPDQYPSAINGQYAAGKDPLDAEFKAAYGNNQTYLMHWLLDVDNWYGYGNLLNPSHTAAYVNTFQRGEQESVWEAIPHPSQDNKTFGKPNEGFMSLFTKETQVPSAQWRYTNATDADARAVQVLYWAKEMGYTNTAYLDKAKKMGDYLRYGMHDKYFQKIGSAKNGTPTPGTGKDSNMYLMAWYTSWGGGLGQGGDWAWRIGASHTHQAYQNPVAAYALSDPAGGLIPKSATAKADWNASLKRQLEFYTWLQSHEGAIGGGATNSLDGSYKAYPAGVSTFYDMAYQEAPVYRDPDSNTWFGFQAWSLERVAEMYYILAESGDLSSENFQMAKKVITKWIDWSKDYVFVDERPVTDAQGYYLNAAGGRILGGLNAQVATTPAPGEFWIPGSQEWQGQPDKWNGFSSFTENPNFRVVTKDPAQDTGVLGSYIKALTFFAAGTQAENGTLSAKGQEAKDLAETLLDTAWDYNDGVGIVTEEVRKDYFRFFAKEIYIPANWSGTFGQGNTIPGTAGVPSDPAKGGNGVYIGYSDLRPAIKQDPAWAYLDNLYKTSYNPTTKTWENGAPTFTYHRFWSQVDMATAYGEYDRLLGDSDSPEVEVPAAPAGVTATGGSEQVVLNWNAAAGAATYTVKRAEVNGGPYTPVATGVTGSTFTDTGLINGTTYYYVITAVNAVGESAPSTQASATPLAGIIVPGALTLSGTAGNAQAVLTWTASTGAATYKVQRSVGSGPYADLATGLTALTYTDATAVNGTAYNYRVVAINTSGQTNSNVLVLTPLAPPVTTGTLEVQYRNGSSGTSGNAITPQFNVKNTGTTAVDLSKVKVRYYFTKDSAADLSFWCDYAQIGSGNVEGHFVSVDPAKGTADTYLEIGFKPGAGSLAAGAETGIIQGRFSKNNWTNFDQTNDYSFDSTKTAFSAWTKVTAYQDGAKVWGIEP, encoded by the coding sequence ATGTTGAAATCAGCTGCGAAAAAAAGTTTAACAGCCATGCTGGCGGGAACCGTCATGTTGACCGGATACACCGGACTCTGGGCAGGGCCGCAAACGGCACATGCCGCAGATCAGGCCATCGAGATTCAGTCAGACAGCATTAATGAAACCCGGTTTTTGCAATTATATGATCAGTTGAAAGATCCGGCGAACGGATATTTTTCTCCAGAGGGCATTCCGTATCACTCCATTGAAACGCTGCTCAGCGAGGCTCCGGATCATGGGCACATGACGACATCAGAGGCGTATAGTTACTGGCTATGGCTGGAGACAATGTACGGTCACTACACGGGGGATTGGTCCAAACTGGAAGCGGCATGGGATAGTATGGAAAAATACATTATCCCGGTCAATGAAGGCGATGGCAATGAAGAGCAACCTACCATGAGTTATTACAATCCGAATAGCCCTGCCACGTATGCAGCGGAAAAATCTTTCCCGGATCAATATCCATCGGCGATTAATGGACAATATGCAGCAGGGAAGGACCCGCTGGATGCGGAGTTTAAAGCAGCTTATGGGAACAATCAGACCTATCTGATGCACTGGTTGCTGGATGTGGATAACTGGTACGGGTATGGGAACCTGTTGAATCCATCTCATACGGCTGCTTATGTGAATACGTTCCAGCGTGGGGAGCAGGAGTCCGTGTGGGAAGCGATCCCGCATCCGTCTCAGGATAATAAAACATTTGGGAAGCCGAACGAAGGATTCATGAGCCTGTTCACGAAAGAAACGCAGGTACCATCAGCGCAGTGGCGTTATACAAATGCAACCGATGCAGATGCACGTGCAGTACAGGTGCTGTACTGGGCGAAGGAGATGGGATACACCAATACGGCGTATCTGGATAAGGCGAAGAAGATGGGCGACTATCTGCGATATGGGATGCACGACAAGTACTTCCAGAAGATCGGCAGTGCGAAGAACGGTACACCAACTCCGGGTACAGGCAAGGATTCCAACATGTATCTCATGGCCTGGTATACGTCATGGGGCGGTGGCTTGGGTCAAGGTGGGGATTGGGCTTGGCGCATTGGTGCAAGTCATACGCATCAGGCATATCAAAATCCGGTCGCGGCATATGCCTTGTCTGATCCGGCAGGTGGCCTGATCCCCAAATCAGCTACAGCAAAGGCAGACTGGAATGCATCCTTGAAGCGTCAACTGGAGTTCTACACATGGTTACAATCCCATGAAGGAGCGATTGGCGGGGGAGCAACGAACAGTCTGGATGGTTCATACAAAGCCTATCCGGCAGGCGTAAGTACATTCTATGATATGGCTTATCAGGAGGCCCCTGTATATCGTGACCCGGATTCCAACACATGGTTTGGATTCCAAGCATGGTCGCTGGAACGTGTAGCTGAAATGTATTATATTCTCGCTGAGAGTGGAGATCTGAGTTCCGAGAACTTCCAGATGGCCAAAAAAGTCATTACCAAGTGGATCGACTGGTCCAAGGATTATGTATTTGTAGATGAGCGTCCAGTGACGGATGCCCAAGGGTACTATCTGAACGCAGCAGGAGGGCGAATTCTTGGTGGTCTGAATGCCCAGGTGGCGACAACTCCAGCCCCAGGAGAGTTCTGGATTCCAGGCAGTCAGGAGTGGCAGGGTCAACCGGATAAATGGAATGGCTTCAGTTCCTTTACGGAAAATCCGAACTTCCGTGTGGTCACCAAAGATCCTGCGCAGGATACAGGGGTTCTGGGAAGTTACATTAAGGCACTGACTTTCTTTGCCGCAGGAACCCAGGCAGAGAATGGAACGCTCAGTGCCAAAGGTCAGGAAGCGAAGGATCTGGCTGAGACACTGCTGGATACGGCGTGGGATTACAATGATGGCGTGGGGATTGTAACGGAAGAAGTGCGTAAAGACTACTTCCGCTTCTTCGCGAAGGAGATCTATATCCCGGCGAACTGGTCTGGAACCTTTGGTCAAGGCAACACGATTCCAGGCACAGCAGGTGTACCTTCTGATCCGGCAAAAGGTGGCAACGGCGTATACATTGGATACTCCGATCTGCGTCCAGCTATTAAGCAAGATCCGGCATGGGCTTACCTGGATAATCTGTACAAAACGTCGTATAATCCGACAACGAAAACATGGGAAAATGGCGCACCGACCTTTACGTATCACCGTTTCTGGTCACAGGTGGATATGGCTACAGCGTACGGCGAGTATGATCGTCTCCTCGGAGATTCTGATAGTCCGGAAGTGGAAGTACCCGCTGCTCCTGCTGGTGTAACAGCAACTGGAGGAAGCGAGCAAGTGGTTCTGAATTGGAACGCAGCCGCTGGTGCAGCCACGTATACCGTGAAACGTGCAGAAGTGAACGGTGGTCCTTATACGCCTGTAGCGACAGGGGTCACAGGATCAACATTCACGGACACAGGCTTGATCAACGGCACAACGTATTATTATGTCATCACGGCGGTGAATGCCGTAGGTGAGTCCGCACCGTCAACACAGGCATCTGCAACACCACTGGCAGGTATCATTGTGCCAGGCGCTCTCACCCTTTCAGGAACAGCTGGTAATGCTCAGGCAGTACTGACATGGACAGCATCGACTGGAGCAGCGACTTACAAAGTACAACGTTCGGTGGGTAGCGGACCATATGCGGATCTGGCAACAGGTTTGACCGCACTGACGTATACCGATGCTACAGCGGTGAATGGTACGGCTTACAATTACAGAGTTGTTGCCATTAATACGAGTGGTCAGACAAATTCGAATGTACTGGTGCTGACACCATTAGCACCTCCAGTTACAACGGGAACACTTGAAGTACAATACCGTAATGGTAGTTCAGGAACTTCGGGCAATGCGATTACACCACAGTTTAACGTGAAGAATACGGGCACAACGGCTGTGGACTTGAGCAAAGTGAAGGTCCGGTATTATTTCACCAAGGACAGTGCCGCTGATCTGAGTTTCTGGTGTGATTATGCACAGATTGGCAGTGGTAACGTGGAAGGACATTTTGTTTCCGTAGATCCGGCCAAGGGCACGGCAGATACGTATCTGGAGATTGGATTCAAACCGGGTGCTGGCAGCTTGGCTGCGGGTGCCGAGACTGGAATCATCCAGGGACGTTTTTCGAAAAACAACTGGACGAATTTTGATCAAACGAATGATTATTCCTTTGATTCCACCAAAACGGCTTTCAGTGCCTGGACGAAAGTGACAGCTTATCAGGATGGCGCCAAGGTATGGGGGATTGAACCTTAA
- a CDS encoding MBL fold metallo-hydrolase — MKIQLIRHATLWLEFGGLNILVDPMLMDAEVMPAFPNTPNELRNPRVGLPELETDYLNPDLLIITHTHLDHWDEASAKQFRKDIPLICQPGDENTFLEAGFTDVTAVDEKHEYHSVRFALTSGRHGTGEIGERMGKVSGFVLEANGEPVTYIAGDTIWCEEPAEAIRQYSPEVIVLNAGGARFVEGDPITMDGPDVVAVKRHAPSAHVIAVHMDAINHCVVSRTDLATYLASEQLDGQVLIPRDGESFEF, encoded by the coding sequence ATGAAAATTCAATTGATTCGCCATGCTACACTCTGGCTGGAATTCGGAGGGCTGAACATCCTCGTCGACCCGATGCTGATGGACGCTGAAGTCATGCCTGCTTTTCCAAACACACCAAATGAGCTGCGTAACCCAAGAGTCGGTCTGCCAGAACTCGAAACGGATTATCTGAATCCGGATCTGTTGATTATCACACACACCCATCTGGACCACTGGGATGAAGCCTCAGCGAAGCAGTTTCGCAAGGACATCCCGCTGATCTGCCAGCCTGGGGACGAGAACACATTTCTAGAAGCTGGATTCACGGATGTAACAGCTGTAGATGAGAAGCATGAGTATCACTCTGTTCGATTCGCCCTCACTTCCGGGCGTCATGGTACGGGTGAAATCGGCGAACGTATGGGCAAGGTGTCCGGCTTTGTACTTGAAGCAAATGGAGAACCTGTCACGTACATTGCCGGGGATACCATCTGGTGTGAAGAACCCGCTGAGGCTATTCGCCAATACAGCCCTGAAGTCATTGTCCTAAACGCCGGAGGAGCTCGCTTCGTAGAGGGTGATCCCATTACAATGGACGGGCCTGACGTTGTTGCCGTGAAGCGCCATGCACCGTCGGCTCATGTCATCGCTGTGCACATGGATGCGATTAACCATTGTGTGGTGTCTCGCACGGATCTGGCCACTTATCTGGCATCCGAGCAGTTGGATGGTCAGGTGCTCATTCCACGCGACGGAGAAAGTTTTGAATTTTAA